In one Corallococcus sp. EGB genomic region, the following are encoded:
- a CDS encoding AgmX/PglI C-terminal domain-containing protein, producing MKRALLPVLFLSLGLGSSLALAQGGSKKKAAATPAPATAPTTKTPAPAKDDGLDVSKLPFTPDSIRQVMAHHMPRIQECYEDHMVEKDKKVEGLLRTTFTITAEGTVRSAKIDKHGSTLKDPGLNDCVVSVLSSMDFPKPPDGRDHPIEYPFNLKAIE from the coding sequence ATGAAGCGCGCGCTCCTCCCCGTGCTGTTCCTGTCCCTGGGCCTGGGCTCCTCGCTGGCGCTCGCCCAGGGCGGCTCCAAGAAGAAGGCCGCGGCGACGCCTGCTCCGGCCACCGCCCCGACGACGAAGACGCCCGCCCCCGCGAAGGACGACGGGCTGGACGTCAGCAAGCTGCCCTTCACCCCGGACTCCATCCGCCAGGTGATGGCCCACCACATGCCTCGCATCCAGGAGTGCTACGAGGACCACATGGTGGAGAAGGACAAGAAGGTGGAGGGCCTCTTGCGCACCACCTTCACCATCACCGCGGAAGGCACCGTGCGCAGCGCGAAGATCGACAAGCACGGCAGCACGCTGAAGGACCCGGGCCTCAACGACTGCGTGGTGTCCGTCCTGTCGTCCATGGACTTCCCCAAGCCCCCGGACGGCCGCGACCACCCCATCGAGTACCCGTTCAACCTCAAGGCCATCGAGTAG
- a CDS encoding acyl-CoA dehydrogenase family protein → MNFDLTETQTLIRDTARKFARERVAPHARAADREERFDPEVFKALAEVGLLGVNLPGKYGGAEAGVVSYALAMMEMAAADASVAVAMAVTNMCGELIHAAGNDAQREKFVTKITSGESIVGAFALSEPHAGSDPGAMRTTAVKRGDVYVLNGSKQWITSGAYAGVIVVWARTGQAGNKGLSCFIVEGGTKGLHVGRHEDKMGLRASNTVALTFEDCEVPAANLLGKEGDGFRLAMMALDGGRIGIAAQACGTGRAALEAAVAYTKDRKAFGQAVADLQAPRFMMADMRTQLDAAELLTLRAATLKEAGQPFTREASMAKLFASEMSNKVADKAVQLHGGYGYIDEFPVERYFRDARVQTIYEGTSEVQRMVIARETFKREG, encoded by the coding sequence GTGAACTTCGATCTCACCGAGACCCAGACGCTCATCCGTGACACCGCTCGCAAGTTCGCCCGCGAGCGCGTGGCCCCGCACGCCCGCGCCGCGGACCGCGAAGAGCGCTTCGACCCGGAAGTCTTCAAGGCCCTTGCCGAGGTGGGCCTCTTGGGCGTGAACCTGCCGGGGAAATACGGCGGGGCGGAAGCGGGCGTCGTGTCCTACGCGCTGGCCATGATGGAGATGGCCGCCGCGGACGCCTCCGTGGCCGTGGCCATGGCCGTCACCAACATGTGCGGCGAGCTCATCCACGCGGCCGGCAACGACGCGCAGCGGGAGAAGTTCGTCACGAAGATCACCTCCGGTGAGTCCATCGTCGGCGCGTTCGCGCTGAGCGAGCCGCACGCGGGCTCCGACCCGGGCGCCATGCGCACCACCGCCGTGAAGCGCGGCGACGTGTACGTGCTCAACGGCAGCAAGCAGTGGATCACCTCCGGCGCCTACGCGGGGGTCATCGTCGTGTGGGCCCGCACGGGCCAGGCAGGCAACAAGGGCCTGTCCTGCTTCATCGTGGAGGGCGGCACCAAGGGCCTCCACGTGGGCAGGCACGAGGACAAGATGGGCCTGCGCGCGTCCAACACCGTGGCGCTCACCTTCGAGGACTGCGAAGTGCCGGCGGCGAACCTCCTGGGCAAGGAGGGCGACGGGTTCCGCCTGGCCATGATGGCGCTGGACGGCGGCCGCATCGGCATCGCGGCGCAGGCGTGCGGCACGGGCCGCGCCGCCCTGGAAGCCGCCGTGGCCTACACCAAGGACCGCAAGGCCTTTGGCCAGGCCGTGGCGGACCTGCAGGCCCCGCGCTTCATGATGGCGGACATGCGCACCCAGCTGGACGCGGCCGAGCTGCTCACCCTGCGCGCGGCCACCCTCAAGGAGGCCGGCCAGCCGTTCACCCGCGAGGCCTCCATGGCGAAGTTGTTCGCCAGCGAGATGAGCAACAAGGTGGCGGACAAGGCCGTGCAGCTGCACGGTGGCTACGGTTACATCGACGAGTTCCCGGTCGAGCGTTACTTCCGGGATGCTCGCGTCCAGACCATCTACGAGGGCACCAGCGAGGTGCAGCGGATGGTCATCGCCCGCGAGACGTTCAAGCGGGAGGGGTAG
- a CDS encoding acyl-CoA dehydrogenase yields the protein MNFELTDIQREIQRLCREFAAKELIPNARKWDEQHAWPTDAVKKLAELSLLGIAVPEEWGGAGLDNVCYALAMEEISRGCASTGVIMSVNNSLYCDPVSKFGTPEQKEQFLKPFASGQKIGCFGLTEPEAGSDAAAQKTIAVKRGDEYIINGSKNWITNGPKADAIVLITMTNKEAGNKGITAFLVPTNTPGFIRAEPDKKMGISAAWSCSMFFEDMRVPEKYRLGKEGEGFKVAMSTLDGGRIGIASQALGIARAAFEEAVRYSGERKTFGKPIRDHQAIQFMIADMAMEIDAARLLVWRAALMKDKGVRHSQESAMAKLYASEMASRVANKALQIHGGMGYSKEMDAERHVRDARITEIYEGTSEIQRIVISANLLKE from the coding sequence ATGAACTTCGAGCTGACCGACATCCAGCGCGAGATCCAGCGGCTGTGCCGCGAGTTCGCCGCCAAGGAACTCATCCCCAACGCCCGCAAGTGGGACGAACAGCACGCGTGGCCCACGGACGCGGTGAAGAAGCTGGCGGAGCTGTCGCTCCTGGGCATCGCGGTGCCGGAAGAGTGGGGCGGCGCGGGCCTGGACAACGTCTGCTACGCGCTCGCCATGGAGGAGATCTCCCGCGGCTGCGCCTCCACCGGCGTCATCATGAGCGTGAACAACTCGCTCTACTGCGACCCGGTGTCCAAGTTCGGCACGCCCGAGCAGAAGGAGCAGTTCCTCAAGCCCTTCGCCAGCGGCCAGAAGATCGGCTGCTTCGGCCTGACGGAGCCGGAAGCCGGCAGCGACGCCGCCGCCCAGAAGACCATCGCCGTGAAGCGCGGCGACGAGTACATCATCAACGGCTCCAAGAACTGGATCACCAACGGCCCCAAGGCCGACGCCATCGTCCTCATCACGATGACGAACAAGGAAGCGGGCAACAAGGGCATCACCGCGTTCCTCGTGCCCACCAACACGCCGGGCTTCATCCGCGCGGAGCCCGACAAGAAGATGGGCATCAGCGCCGCCTGGTCCTGCTCCATGTTCTTCGAGGACATGCGCGTGCCGGAGAAGTACCGCCTGGGCAAGGAGGGCGAGGGCTTCAAGGTCGCCATGTCCACGCTGGACGGCGGCCGCATCGGCATCGCGTCCCAGGCGCTGGGCATCGCGCGCGCGGCCTTCGAGGAGGCCGTGCGCTACTCGGGTGAGCGCAAGACGTTCGGAAAGCCCATCCGCGACCACCAGGCCATCCAGTTCATGATCGCGGACATGGCCATGGAGATCGACGCGGCCCGCCTGCTCGTGTGGCGCGCGGCGCTGATGAAGGACAAGGGCGTGCGCCACTCCCAGGAGAGCGCCATGGCCAAGCTCTACGCCAGCGAGATGGCCAGCCGCGTGGCCAACAAGGCCCTGCAGATCCACGGCGGCATGGGCTACAGCAAGGAGATGGACGCCGAGCGCCACGTGCGCGACGCGCGCATCACCGAGATCTACGAGGGGACGAGCGAGATCCAGCGCATCGTCATCTCCGCCAACCTGCTCAAGGAGTAG